The proteins below are encoded in one region of Cryptomeria japonica unplaced genomic scaffold, Sugi_1.0 HiC_scaffold_1097, whole genome shotgun sequence:
- the LOC131039871 gene encoding (R)-mandelonitrile lyase-like, whose protein sequence is MEILFCLISCLLLFTNHNDLHCSAVATQKLEYPYPFMTFDAEKAAARTYDYIVIGGGTAGCPLAATLSQHYSVLLVERGDSPYGNPDTADNKGVFKASEDPNELPYVMQGFVSEEGVRSVRGRVLGGGSAINAGFYSRASSEFIREMEWDEKLVNESYEWVEKLMAFKPDKIFRWNSAVKDALLESGVLPYNGYTLDHLEGTKFSASTFDNEGRRHTAADLLQYANPDNIVVLLNATATRVLFDSSSGILKANGVELMTSVDNLLYQVFINYLSKWNEVILSAGSIGSPQLLLLSGIGPLEQLDKLNITVLLDLNSVGKMIQDPPCTRIILKSAKALEFETPQVVGIIDNSHVYIWGGSYFQQKNSIDDQYIGAIFSKVAFPLSRGELRLSSKNAKDNPFVRYNYFSHPFDVQECILALKVLSNITMTTSIQEFAFNTGIQFIGSKLPQNILDNDALEIFCKDTVGTLWHYHGGCEVNHVIDRTFQVKGVDGLRVVDNSIFKDSPGTNPQATIMMLGRYAGIRILQERMNICEY, encoded by the exons ATGGAGATTCTCTTCTGTCTCATTTCATGCCTGCTGCTTTTCACAAATCATAATGACCTCCACTGTTCAGCGGTGGCAACGCAGAAATTGG AATACCCATATCCTTTTATGACATTTGACGCTGAAAAGGCAGCTGCAagaacatatgattacattgtgatTGGAGGAGGCACAGCAGGGTGTCCTCTCGCTGCAACTCTGTCACAGCACTATTCTGTTCTTTTAGTGGAAAGAGGAGATTCCCCTTATGGAAATCCTGACACTGCAGACAATAAAGGCGTATTCAAGGCTTCGGAGGATCCCAACGAGTTGCCTTATGTCATGCAAGGATTTGTCTCAGAGGAGGGAGTGCGGTCGGTAAGGGGAAGAGTCCTGGGAGGTGGATCAGCCATTAACGCTGGTTTCTACAGCAGGGCAAGTTCAGAATTCATTCGAGAGATGGAGTGGGATGAGAAACTTGTGAATGAGTCGTACGAATGGGTGGAGAAGTTGATGGCCTTCAAACCAGACAAGATTTTCCGTTGGAATTCTGCTGTGAAGGATGCACTTTTGGAATCTGGAGTGCTTCCTTACAATGGGTATACTCTGGATCATTTGGAGGGAACCAAGTTCAGTGCTTCGACCTTTGACAACGAGGGAAGGAGACACACAGCTGCAGATCTTCTGCAATATGCAAATCCAGATAACATTGTGGTTCTTCTGAATGCTACAGCCACCAGAGTCCTCTTTGACTCGTCGTCAG GAATATTGAAGGCTAATGGTGTTGAGTTGATGACTAGCGTTGATAATCTCTTATATCAAGTATTTATCAACTATTTGTCAAAATGGAATGAAGTAATTTTATCAGCGGGAAGTATAGGTAGCCCTCAACTTCTTTTATTAAGTGGAATTGGCCCATTAGAACAACTTGATAAATTGAACATTACTGTATTGTTAGATCTAAACTCAGTAGGGAAAATGATTCAAGATCCCCCATGTACAAGAATCATTTTGAAATCCGCTAAGGCACTTGAATTTGAAACACCACAAGTAGTGGGTATAATAGACAATTCCCATGTCTACATTTGGGGTGGTAGCTATTTTCAGCAAAAAAACTCTATAGATGATCAATATATAGGAGCTATCTTCAGCAAGGTGGCATTTCCCTTATCAAGGGGTGAGCTTCGACTTAGTAGCAAAAATGCCAAAGATAATCCATTTGTAAGATATAATTACTTttctcatccatttgatgtacaagaATGTATTCTTGCTTTGAAGGTATTGTCAAATATTACCATGACAACTTCAATCCAAGAATTTGCATTTAATACTGGAATTCAATTCATAGGGTCTAAATTGCCGCAAAATATACTGGATAATGATGCCTTGGAAATTTTTTGCAAAGATACCGTAGGAACACTTTGGCATTACCATGGAGGGTGTGAAGTTAATCATGTGATTGACAGAACATTTCAAGTGAAAGGTGTTGATGGTCTAAGGGTTGTGGATAATTCCATTTTCAAGGATAGCCCTGGGACAAATCCACAAGCCACTATCATGATGCTTGGAAG GTATGCAGGAATTCGTATCCTTCAAGAGCGGATGAACATTTGTGAATATTAG